Proteins from one Danaus plexippus chromosome 18 unlocalized genomic scaffold, MEX_DaPlex mxdp_20, whole genome shotgun sequence genomic window:
- the LOC116773112 gene encoding photoreceptor outer segment membrane glycoprotein 2-like isoform X2 — protein sequence MILTWSSFNNIRMLLMACMPVIIFYLVWLVNTSEAIRSDEGTLLDLICWPDGNAIPVIIACGSIIAVVIEFYGLYQLFKAGLHKREYNVTNGLFYYVWALITIIIIFLAIMFYSGLQSTIIRAKIKGGITKAMLRYATHLPSKVAIDRLQTRFHCCGRVNYQEWFFIPWYNAGQNMDPIISSVQKFVSDNVPYSCCSMDVMWPCVHHGVTKIGKIYKYDPGKQLTIWRDGCEEKLIEEMMTISWRFNAVMFLIILAMIVAVRYLHTAYKNGLHVGNQTPCSAYLLRSDTDTKIEDVPKRKQLTKRKFRQARTLQWVTAASRKKRSMTSSVSDLSSDELLKPIYE from the exons atgattttaacgTGGtcatcttttaataatataaggatGCTCTTAATGGCTTGTATgcctgtaataatattttatttggtatgGCTAGTTAATACATCAGAAGCAATTAGGAGTGATGAAGGAACGctattagatttaatttgttGGCCGGATGGGAATGCGATTCCTGTGATTATTGCTTGTGGATCGATTATAGCCGTTGTGATTGAG TTTTATGGCCtgtatcaattatttaaagctGGTCTACATAAAAGAGAGTATAATGTTACAAacggtttattttattacgtgtGGGCATTGATAacaataatcattatatttctagcaataatgttttattctgGACTTCAATCTACAATTATAAGAG CAAAAATAAAAGGAGGAATAACTAAAGCAATGCTTCGCTATGCAACTCATTTACCGTCTAAAGTTGCGATTGATAGATTACAAACACGTTTCCATTGCTGTGGTCGAGTTAACTACCAAGAATGGTTTTTTATTCCGTGGTATAACGCCGGACAAAATATGGACCCGATTATATC TTCGGTTCAGAAGTTTGTATCTGATAACGTCCCGTACAGCTGTTGTTCAATGGATGTTATGTGGCCTTGTGTGCACCACGGTGTCACGAAGATAGGGAAAATTTACAAGTATGATCCAGGA AAACAGCTAACAATTTGGAGAGATGGCTGCGAGGAGAAGTTGATTGAGGAAATGATGACAATATCGTGGAGATTCAACGCTGTCATGTTTCTGATCATTTTAGCcatg ATAGTAGCGGTGCGATATCTTCACACAGCGTACAAAAACGGCCTCCATGTTGGCAATCAAACGCCGTGTAGTGCATATTTGTTACGATCTGACACAGATACAAAAATTGAGGACGTTCCTAAACGGAAGCAATTAACGAAAAGAAAGTTCCGTCAAGCGCGAACCTTGCAGTGGGTCACTGCTGCGTCACGTAAAAAAAGGTCGATGACCTCATCGGTCTCAGATCTCAGCTCagatgaattattaaaaccaatatatgaataa
- the LOC116773112 gene encoding photoreceptor outer segment membrane glycoprotein 2-like isoform X1 encodes MILTWSSFNNIRMLLMACMPVIIFYLVWLVNTSEAIRSDEGTLLDLICWPDGNAIPVIIACGSIIAVVIEFYGLYQLFKAGLHKREYNVTNGLFYYVWALITIIIIFLAIMFYSGLQSTIIRAKIKGGITKAMLRYATHLPSKVAIDRLQTRFHCCGRVNYQEWFFIPWYNAGQNMDPIISSVQKFVSDNVPYSCCSMDVMWPCVHHGVTKIGKIYKYDPGKQLTIWRDGCEEKLIEEMMTISWRFNAVMFLIILAMISQIVAVRYLHTAYKNGLHVGNQTPCSAYLLRSDTDTKIEDVPKRKQLTKRKFRQARTLQWVTAASRKKRSMTSSVSDLSSDELLKPIYE; translated from the exons atgattttaacgTGGtcatcttttaataatataaggatGCTCTTAATGGCTTGTATgcctgtaataatattttatttggtatgGCTAGTTAATACATCAGAAGCAATTAGGAGTGATGAAGGAACGctattagatttaatttgttGGCCGGATGGGAATGCGATTCCTGTGATTATTGCTTGTGGATCGATTATAGCCGTTGTGATTGAG TTTTATGGCCtgtatcaattatttaaagctGGTCTACATAAAAGAGAGTATAATGTTACAAacggtttattttattacgtgtGGGCATTGATAacaataatcattatatttctagcaataatgttttattctgGACTTCAATCTACAATTATAAGAG CAAAAATAAAAGGAGGAATAACTAAAGCAATGCTTCGCTATGCAACTCATTTACCGTCTAAAGTTGCGATTGATAGATTACAAACACGTTTCCATTGCTGTGGTCGAGTTAACTACCAAGAATGGTTTTTTATTCCGTGGTATAACGCCGGACAAAATATGGACCCGATTATATC TTCGGTTCAGAAGTTTGTATCTGATAACGTCCCGTACAGCTGTTGTTCAATGGATGTTATGTGGCCTTGTGTGCACCACGGTGTCACGAAGATAGGGAAAATTTACAAGTATGATCCAGGA AAACAGCTAACAATTTGGAGAGATGGCTGCGAGGAGAAGTTGATTGAGGAAATGATGACAATATCGTGGAGATTCAACGCTGTCATGTTTCTGATCATTTTAGCcatg ATTTCGCAGATAGTAGCGGTGCGATATCTTCACACAGCGTACAAAAACGGCCTCCATGTTGGCAATCAAACGCCGTGTAGTGCATATTTGTTACGATCTGACACAGATACAAAAATTGAGGACGTTCCTAAACGGAAGCAATTAACGAAAAGAAAGTTCCGTCAAGCGCGAACCTTGCAGTGGGTCACTGCTGCGTCACGTAAAAAAAGGTCGATGACCTCATCGGTCTCAGATCTCAGCTCagatgaattattaaaaccaatatatgaataa
- the LOC116773113 gene encoding isopentenyl-diphosphate Delta-isomerase 1 — protein MLLRRFTRSLWNSSRFEKRFLVSEPAKPEPDMLDGVEPVQAEALDKDICLLVDEKDNIIGTAPKKDCHKVGPDGSILLHRAFSLFLFNKRGDMFLQRRSSQKVTYPDYYTNACCSHPLYIDGKPEDIITAARRRVNFELGIPMEQLDPELFTLLTRVHYHDPGDGVWGEHEIDYILFLQADVKVKPNPNEISEYCYVPKNEFNAFLPTLEGPITPWLNMVRRHRLKLWWDNLHRLKELAEPDKIHKFLNEK, from the exons ATGCTGCTAAGACGTTTTACACGTTCCCTGTGGAACTCTTCGAGGTTCGAAAAAAGGTTCCTGGTGTCTGAACCAGCTAAACCTGAACCTGATATGTTAGATGGCGTTGAACCTGTACAG gcCGAAGCTCTAGATAAGGATATATGTCTGCTAGTTGatgaaaaagataatattataggaACAGCTCCCAAAAAGGACTGTCACAAGGTTGGGCCAGACGGCAGTATCTTATTACACAGAGCTTTCAGCCTGTTTCTATTCAACAAAAGAGGAGACATGTTTTTACAAAGGAGATCAAGCCAAAAA gtGACATATCCGGACTATTATACAAATGCCTGCTGTAGTCATCCCCTCTACATTGATGGCAAACCTGAAGACATAATAACAGCGGCCAGACGTAGAGTAAATTTTGAACTCGGCATACCAATGGAACAG TTGGATCCTGAGCTGTTCACGTTACTGACACGTGTTCATTACCACGACCCTGGCGACGGCGTCTGGGGTGAACACGAGATTGATTACATACTGTTCCTGCAAGCTGATGTGAAAGTTAAGCCAAATCCCAACGAGATATCTGAGTACTGTTACGTGCCCAAAAACGAATTCAACGC CTTCCTGCCAACGTTGGAAGGTCCGATCACGCCATGGTTGAACATGGTCCGCCGACATCGACTTAAACTATGGTGGGACAATCTTCATCGCCTCAAGGAATTGGCTGAACctgataaaatacataaattccttaacgagaaataa